One segment of Phycisphaerales bacterium DNA contains the following:
- the guaB gene encoding IMP dehydrogenase, with protein sequence MATHTITSPAANATPSNSTDGKPVPTPEAKVVLDGITYDDVLLLPRASEVLPAGADTSSQLTRGIRIRVPIVSAPMDTVTEAPLAIALALEGGIGVIHKNLSIEEQARQVVQVKRSANGVITDPITLGPNDTVGRARELMAQYNVSGFPVTEDGSDDLRSKGKILGILTRRDLKFVEDLSTTVSQVMTSDPLVTAPAGTTLKEAEGILNQNKVEKLILVDENNHLAGLVTMRDIERLSRYPDASTDSLGRLLCGAAVGVLQFDRVEALIEAGVDVIVVDTAHGHSKNVLETVKKIKAAHDIQVIAGNVATADGARDLALAGVDAVKVGIGPGSICTTRVVTGVGVPQISAIFEGLRGVAQADPKNPVPVIADGGIRMSGDIAKAIAAGASTVMLGGLLAGLDESPGELVISGGRRYKSYRGMGSEGAMNRGSADRYGQADKYDTSGRPKQKFVPEGVEGLVPYRGPLAEFVYQLVGGLRAAMGYTGCPTIEAFRSDARFCRVTAASMVESHPHDIRITKESPNYTIEGRSEGH encoded by the coding sequence ATGGCCACGCACACGATCACCTCCCCCGCCGCGAACGCCACCCCCTCCAACTCAACCGACGGCAAGCCCGTGCCAACGCCCGAAGCCAAGGTCGTACTCGACGGCATCACGTACGACGACGTGCTGCTGCTGCCGCGCGCCAGCGAGGTGTTGCCCGCCGGAGCCGATACGTCCAGCCAACTCACCCGGGGCATCCGCATCCGCGTGCCGATCGTGAGCGCCCCGATGGACACCGTGACCGAGGCGCCCCTTGCCATCGCCCTGGCGCTCGAGGGCGGCATCGGCGTGATCCACAAGAACCTGAGCATCGAGGAGCAGGCCCGCCAGGTCGTGCAGGTCAAGCGCAGCGCCAACGGCGTCATCACCGACCCCATCACGCTCGGCCCAAACGACACCGTCGGGCGCGCTCGCGAACTCATGGCCCAGTACAACGTCTCGGGCTTCCCGGTCACCGAGGACGGCAGCGACGACCTGCGCAGCAAGGGCAAGATCCTGGGCATCCTGACCCGGCGCGACCTCAAGTTCGTCGAGGACCTCTCGACCACCGTCTCCCAGGTCATGACCAGCGACCCGCTGGTGACCGCGCCCGCCGGCACCACGCTGAAGGAAGCCGAGGGCATCCTCAACCAGAACAAGGTCGAGAAGCTCATCCTCGTCGACGAGAACAACCACCTGGCCGGCCTGGTCACGATGCGCGACATCGAGCGGCTCAGCCGATACCCCGACGCCAGCACCGATTCGCTTGGCCGCCTGCTCTGCGGTGCCGCGGTGGGGGTGCTGCAGTTCGATCGCGTCGAAGCGCTCATCGAGGCGGGCGTAGACGTCATCGTCGTCGACACCGCCCACGGCCACAGCAAGAACGTGCTGGAGACCGTCAAGAAGATCAAGGCCGCCCACGACATCCAGGTCATCGCCGGAAACGTGGCCACCGCCGACGGCGCCCGCGACCTGGCGCTGGCGGGCGTCGACGCGGTGAAGGTCGGCATCGGTCCGGGCAGCATCTGCACCACCCGCGTGGTGACCGGCGTGGGCGTGCCGCAGATCTCGGCCATCTTCGAGGGGCTCCGCGGCGTGGCCCAGGCCGATCCCAAGAACCCCGTGCCCGTCATCGCCGACGGCGGCATCCGCATGTCGGGCGACATCGCCAAGGCCATCGCCGCAGGCGCCAGCACGGTCATGCTGGGCGGGCTGCTCGCGGGGCTCGACGAGAGCCCGGGCGAATTGGTCATCTCCGGCGGGCGGCGGTACAAGAGCTACCGCGGCATGGGTAGCGAGGGCGCCATGAACCGCGGCAGTGCCGACCGATATGGGCAGGCCGACAAGTACGACACCTCGGGCCGACCGAAGCAGAAGTTCGTGCCCGAGGGCGTGGAGGGGCTCGTGCCCTACCGCGGCCCCTTGGCCGAGTTCGTCTACCAGCTCGTCGGCGGCCTCCGCGCCGCCATGGGCTACACCGGCTGCCCGACGATCGAGGCGTTCAGGAGCGACGCCCGCTTCTGCCGGGTTACCGCCGCCAGCATGGTCGAGAGCCATCCACACGATATCCGAATCACCAAGGAAAGCCCGAACTACACGATCGAAGGGCGCAGCGAGGGGCACTGA
- the tig gene encoding trigger factor: MADTAQADILKDYTVTDSGPSRKRLEIEVAADTVDERLRTSVDTILEEAELPGFRRGRVPKALVEKRFGSNIRNEARNQIVAEAYQQAIEKSGLKVIGDPFGAQLKDIELEAGKPLKFGLDVEVQPEFDLPKLEGLELKRPQLEVSDERVDEELTKICLNEGTLESHDASEKGDYLTGNARMVDADGAEHYNIEGAVVQTPPDGGQGMILGVVVEDLGKQLGLPKVGDTATIKTKGPEQHEVEALRGKDLTITFEVTAIDKIVPLDRAELVSRFGLENEDELKSRLRERLDQRTKIQQTTALRQQVAKHLLENTDFELPERLTAQQAGRAMERRRMELMYRGMDEGEIENHVAQLRAASAAEARQNLKLFFILNRVAEEMDVQVSENEARQRVAEMAFERGARPEQFFQELVQSGRIQSIFLQIREHKTLDAIIEKSTVKDVKPEELQGDLGEGVEATA, from the coding sequence ATGGCCGACACCGCACAAGCGGACATCTTGAAGGACTACACCGTCACCGACAGCGGCCCCAGCCGCAAGCGCCTGGAGATCGAGGTCGCCGCCGACACCGTCGACGAGCGCCTGCGCACGTCGGTGGACACCATCCTGGAAGAGGCCGAGCTGCCCGGCTTCCGCCGCGGCCGCGTACCCAAGGCGCTGGTCGAGAAGCGCTTCGGCTCCAACATCAGGAACGAGGCCCGCAACCAGATCGTGGCCGAGGCCTACCAGCAGGCCATCGAGAAGAGCGGCCTGAAGGTCATCGGCGACCCCTTCGGCGCCCAGCTCAAGGACATCGAACTCGAGGCCGGCAAGCCGCTCAAGTTCGGCCTTGACGTCGAGGTCCAGCCCGAGTTCGACCTGCCCAAGCTCGAGGGCCTGGAGCTCAAGCGACCCCAGCTGGAGGTCAGCGACGAGCGCGTGGACGAAGAGCTCACCAAGATCTGCCTGAACGAGGGCACGCTGGAGAGCCACGACGCCAGCGAGAAGGGCGACTACCTGACCGGCAACGCCAGGATGGTCGATGCCGACGGCGCCGAGCACTACAACATCGAGGGCGCCGTCGTCCAGACGCCCCCCGACGGCGGCCAGGGCATGATCCTGGGCGTGGTCGTCGAAGACCTGGGCAAGCAGCTGGGCCTGCCCAAGGTGGGCGACACGGCCACCATCAAGACCAAGGGCCCCGAGCAGCACGAGGTCGAGGCCCTGCGCGGCAAGGACCTGACCATCACCTTCGAGGTCACCGCGATCGACAAGATCGTGCCCCTGGACCGGGCCGAACTGGTCAGCCGCTTCGGCCTGGAAAACGAGGACGAGCTCAAGAGCCGCCTGCGCGAGCGCCTGGACCAGCGGACGAAGATCCAGCAGACCACCGCCCTGCGTCAGCAGGTCGCCAAGCACCTGCTGGAGAACACCGACTTCGAGCTGCCCGAGCGCCTGACGGCCCAGCAGGCCGGCCGCGCCATGGAGCGCCGCCGCATGGAGCTCATGTACCGCGGCATGGACGAGGGCGAGATCGAGAACCACGTCGCCCAGCTGCGGGCCGCCTCGGCCGCCGAGGCCCGGCAGAACCTCAAGCTGTTCTTCATCCTCAACCGCGTGGCCGAGGAGATGGACGTGCAGGTCTCCGAGAACGAGGCCCGCCAGCGCGTGGCCGAGATGGCCTTCGAGCGCGGCGCCCGCCCCGAGCAGTTCTTCCAGGAACTGGTCCAGAGCGGCCGCATCCAGAGCATCTTCCTCCAGATCCGCGAGCACAAGACCCTCGACGCCATCATCGAGAAATCGACCGTCAAGGACGTCAAGCCCGAAGAACTCCAGGGCGACCTGGGCGAGGGCGTCGAAGCCACCGCCTGA
- a CDS encoding fasciclin domain-containing protein, which yields MTRKTTALTIAAVAGLATAAMALTGTSTTTNKDKDGCQSACTMSTQAACGWGDKDGEATAVTMVSLDDHAQMGNRGNGADGTIVQVASEAGQFETLLAAAKAAGLAEALSSSGPLTVFAPTDEAFAKLGQGTINDLLKPENKQKLVSILTYHVVSGELPADKVLSRNDATTLNGQRIDFSQNNRGAFVDGARIIATDVAASNGVIHVIDSVIMPESKNLAQIATGDGRFSILAKAVEAAGLTGALTGDDALTVFAPTDAAFNKLPQGTLEELLRPENRDTLRQILTYHVVPGRVYARDAVGAQRAQTLQGDAVRVGISDGRLTIDGAGVVNSDIEASNGVIHVIDSVILPN from the coding sequence ATGACTCGCAAGACCACCGCCCTGACCATTGCCGCCGTGGCCGGCCTGGCCACCGCCGCCATGGCCCTTACCGGCACCTCGACCACCACGAACAAGGACAAGGACGGCTGCCAGAGCGCCTGCACCATGAGCACGCAGGCTGCCTGCGGCTGGGGCGACAAGGACGGCGAGGCCACCGCCGTCACCATGGTCTCGCTGGACGACCACGCCCAGATGGGCAACCGTGGCAACGGCGCCGACGGCACCATCGTGCAGGTCGCCTCCGAGGCCGGCCAGTTCGAGACGCTGCTGGCCGCCGCCAAGGCCGCCGGCCTGGCCGAGGCGCTCAGCAGCAGCGGTCCGCTGACGGTGTTCGCGCCCACCGACGAGGCCTTCGCCAAGCTGGGCCAGGGCACCATCAACGACCTGCTCAAGCCGGAGAACAAGCAGAAGCTCGTCAGCATCCTGACCTACCACGTGGTCAGCGGCGAGCTGCCCGCCGACAAGGTCCTCAGCCGCAACGACGCGACGACGCTCAACGGCCAGCGGATCGATTTCTCGCAGAACAACCGCGGCGCGTTCGTCGATGGCGCCCGCATCATCGCCACCGACGTGGCGGCCAGCAACGGCGTGATCCACGTGATCGACAGCGTCATCATGCCCGAGAGCAAGAACCTGGCTCAGATCGCCACCGGCGACGGCCGCTTCTCGATCCTCGCCAAGGCCGTCGAGGCCGCGGGCCTGACGGGCGCCCTGACCGGCGACGACGCCCTGACGGTGTTCGCGCCTACCGATGCGGCGTTCAACAAGCTGCCCCAGGGCACGCTCGAGGAACTGCTGCGTCCGGAGAACCGCGACACGCTGCGTCAGATCCTGACCTACCACGTCGTGCCCGGCCGCGTGTACGCGCGCGACGCCGTGGGCGCCCAGCGGGCCCAGACGCTCCAGGGCGACGCCGTCCGCGTGGGCATCAGCGACGGCCGCCTGACCATCGACGGTGCGGGCGTGGTCAACAGCGACATCGAGGCCAGCAACGGCGTGATCCACGTGATCGACTCGGTGATCCTGCCCAACTGA